From Arvicanthis niloticus isolate mArvNil1 chromosome 22, mArvNil1.pat.X, whole genome shotgun sequence, the proteins below share one genomic window:
- the Mob3a gene encoding MOB kinase activator 3A, which yields MSNPFLKQVFNKDKTFRPKRKFEPGTQRFELHKRAQASLNAGLDLRLAVQLPPGEDLNDWVAVHVVDFFNRVNLIYGTISDGCTEQSCPVMSGGPKYEYRWQDEQRFRKPTALSAPRYMDLLMDWIEVQINNEGLFPTNVGTPFPKTFLQAVRKILSRLFRVFVHVYIHHFDRIAQMGSEAHVNTCYKHFYYFVTEFSLIDPKELEPLKEMTSRMCH from the exons ATGTCAAACCCGTTCCTGAAACAAGTGTTCAACAAGGATAAGACATTCAGGCCCAAACGCAAGTTCGAGCCCGGCACACAGCGCTTCGAACTACACAAGCGCGCGCAGGCTTCTCTGAACGCGGGGCTGGACCTGCggctggctgttcagctgccgcCGGGTGAGGATCTCAACGACTGGGTGGCCGTGCACGTGGTGGACTTCTTCAACCGCGTCAACCTCATCTATGGCACCATCAGCGACGGCTGCACCGAGCAGTCGTGCCCGGTCATGTCTGGGGGCCCCAAGTACGAGTACCGCTGGCAGGACGAGCAGCGCTTCCGGAAGCCCACGGCGCTTTCAGCACCCCGCTACATGGACCTGCTTATGGACTGGATCGAGGTGCAGATCAACAATGAGGGTCTCTTCCCCACTAATGTTG GTACGCCATTTCCCAAGACCTTCCTGCAGGCAGTGCGCAAGATCCTGTCTCGGCTGTTCCGTGTGTTCGTGCACGTGTACATCCACCACTTCGACCGCATCGCACAGATGGGCTCCGAGGCACACGTGAACACCTGCTACAAGCACTTCTACTACTTTGTCACGGAGTTCAGCCTCATTGACCCCAAAGAGTTGGAGCCCCTG AAGGAGATGACATCACGGATGTGTCACTGA
- the Mknk2 gene encoding MAP kinase-interacting serine/threonine-protein kinase 2 — protein sequence MVQKRTAELQGFHRSFKGQNPFELAFSLDPTQHGDSDCSPQCEARPDMPSSQPIDIPDAKKRGRKKKRCRATDSFSGRFEDVYQLQEDVLGEGAHARVQTCVNLITNQEYAVKIIEKQLGHIRSRVFREVEMLYQCQGHRNVLELIEFFEEEDRFYLVFEKMRGGSILSHIHRRRHFNELEASVVVQDVASALDFLHNKGIAHRDLKPENILCEHPNQVSPVKICDFDLGSGIKLNGDCSPISTPELLTPCGSAEYMAPEVVEAFSEEASIYDKRCDLWSLGVILYILLSGYPPFVGHCGSDCGWDRGEACPACQNMLFESIQEGKYEFPDKDWSHISFAAKDLISKLLVRDAKQRLSAAQVLQHPWVQGCAPENTLPTPLVLQRNSCAKDLTSFAAEAIAMNRQLAQCEEDAGQDQPVVIRATSRCLQLSPPSQSKLAQRRQRASLSATPVVLVGDRV from the exons ATGGTGCAGAAGAGAACAGCCGAACTTCAGGGCTTCCACCGTTCGTTCAAG GGGCAGAATCCTTTCGAGCTGGCCTTCTCCTTAGACCCCACCCAGCACGGGGACTCTGACTGCAGCCCACAGTGTGAAGCCCGACCTG ACATGCCTTCTAGCCAACCCATTGACATCCCAGATGCTAAGAAGAGAGGCCGGAAAAAGAAGCGCTGTCGGGCTACTGACAGCTTCTCAGGCAGGTTTGAAG ATGTCTACCAGCTGCAGGAGGATGTGCTGGGGGAAGGCGCCCATGCCCGTGTGCAGACCTGTGTCAATCTGATTACCAACCAGGAATATGCTGTCAAG ATCATTGAGAAGCAGCTGGGCCACATCCGCAGTAGGGTGTTCCGGGAAGTGGAGATGTTGTACCAGTGCCAGGGACACAG GAATGTCCTAGAGCTGATTGAGTTCTTTGAGGAGGAGGACCGTTTCTACCTGGTGTTTGAGAAGATGCGTGGCG GGTCCATCTTGAGCCACATCCACAGAAGACGCCACTTTAACGAGCTGGAGGCCAGCGTGGTGGTCCAGGACGTGGCCAGTGCTCTGGACTTCCTGCATAACAAAG GCATCGCCCACAGGGACCTAAAGCCAGAGAACATCCTGTGTGAGCACCCCAACCAG GTCTCGCCAGTGAAGATCTGCGACTTCGACCTTGGCAGTGGCATCAAACTCAACGGAGACTGCTCCCCCATCTCCACGCCAGAGCTGCTCACCCCG TGTGGGTCAGCTGAGTACATGGCCCCTGAGGTGGTGGAAGCCTTCAGTGAGGAGGCCAGCATCTATGACAAACGCTGCGATCTGTGGAGCCTGGGCGTCATTTTGTACATCCTGCTCAGTGGCTACCCACCCTTTGTGGGCCACTGTGGCAGCGACTGTGGCTGGGACCGCGGGGAggcctgccctgcctgccag AACATGCTATTTGAGAGCATCCAGGAGGGGAAGTACGAGTTCCCCGACAAGGACTGGTCCCACATCTCCTTTGCTGCCAAAGACCTCATCTCCAAGCTGCTGGTCCGAGATGCCAAGCAGAGGCTGAGTGCTGCCCAAGTCCTGCAGCACCCCTGGGTGCAAGGG TGTGCCCCAGAGAACACCCTACCGACACCCTTGGTTCTGCAGAG GAACAGCTGTGCCAAAGACCTCACGTCCTTTGCGGCTGAGGCCATCGCCATGAACCGGCAGCTGGCCCAGTGTGAGGAGGACGCTGGGCAGGACCAGCCTGTAGTCATCCGAGCTACCTCACGCTGCCTGCAGCTGTCCCCGCCCTCCCAATCCAAGCTGGCCCAGCGGCGCCAGAGGGCTAGCCTGTCGGCCACCCCTGTGGTCCTCGTGGGGGATCGCGTGTGA